In Lemur catta isolate mLemCat1 chromosome 18, mLemCat1.pri, whole genome shotgun sequence, a genomic segment contains:
- the LOC123623024 gene encoding LOW QUALITY PROTEIN: histone-lysine N-methyltransferase SETMAR (The sequence of the model RefSeq protein was modified relative to this genomic sequence to represent the inferred CDS: inserted 4 bases in 2 codons; substituted 2 bases at 2 genomic stop codons), translated as MVVAAVEKRRPFRMAAFEEEPEVPPEQLDVARGLGNLPVSAWPPGXRPGPFQYTPDHVGGPGADISPTQITFPGCICVKTACLPGTCSCLHYEENYDDNSCLRDTGSEAKYAKPVFECNFLCQCGDHCRNRVVQRGLQFHLQVFKTDKKGWGLRTLEFIPKGRFVCEYAGEVLGFSEVQRRIHLQTLYDSNYIIAIREHLYNGQIMETFVDPTYLGNTGRFLNHSCEPNLLMIPVXIDSMLPTLALFAAKDILPEEEXSYDYSGRFLNLMDSEDKERLGNGKLRKPCYCGAKSCTAFLPYDSSLYGPLEKPNINXEGNCPTTKRGQWVQMREPSLCGSVPYEFPSSKQLTLEVSLLCGKQLAPPYKECWWLSGFASV; from the exons ATGGTCGTGGCAGCGGTGGAGAAGAGGCGGCCTTTCCGGATGGCAGCGTTTGAAGAGGAGCCGGAGGTTCCGCCAGAGCAGCTGGATGTCGCGCGCGGCCTAGGAAACCTGCCTGTGAGCGCGTGGCCCCCGGG CCGGCCCGGGCCCTTCCAG taCACACCTGATCATGTAGGTGGACCTGGAGCAGACATCAGTCCCACTCAAATAACCTTTCCTGGATGCATTTGTGTCAAAACTGCCTGCCTCCCTGGCACTTGCTCCTGTCTCCACTATGAGGAAAATTATGATGATAATTCATGCCTCAGAGATACAGGATCAGAAGCAAAGTATGCCAAGCCTGTTTTTGAATGCAATTTCCTATGCCAGTGTGGTGACCACTGCAGAAACAGAGTGGTCCAGAGGGGTCTGCAGTTCCACCTCCAAGTGTTCAAGACAGataaaaaaggttggggacttcGTACCTTGGAATTTATACCAAAAGGAAGATTTGTCTGCGAATATGCTGGCGAGGTTTTAGGATTCTCTGAAGTACAGAGAAGAATTCACTTACAAACATTATATGACTCAAATTACATAATAGCCATCAGGGAACATCTTTATAATGGGCAGATAATGGAAACATTTGTTGACCCTACCTATTTAGGAAATACTGGAAGATTCCTTAATCATTCTTGTGAGCCAAACCTATTGATGATTCCTGTCTGAATTGACTCAATGCTACCTACGTTGGCACTCTTTGCAGCCAAAGACATTTTGCCAGAAGAGGA CTCTTACGACTATTCAGGAAGATTTCTTAATCTAATGGACAgtgaagacaaagaaaggctggGTAACGGAAAACTAAGAAAACCTTGTTACTGTGGTGCCAAATCGTGTACTGCTTTCCTACCTTATGACAGTTCGCTGTACGGCCCCTTAGAAAAGCCAAACATCAACTAGGAGGGAAACTGTCCAACCACTAAGAGAGGCCAGTGGGTGCAAATGAGAGAACCAAGCCTGTGTGGCTCAGTGCCTTACGAATTCCCCTCTTCCAAGCAACTTACCCTTGAGGTCAGTCTGCTCTGTGGCAAGCAGCTTGCCCCTCCTTATAAGGAATGCTGGTGGTTGTCTGGCTTTGCCTCTGTCTAG